Below is a genomic region from Miscanthus floridulus cultivar M001 chromosome 1, ASM1932011v1, whole genome shotgun sequence.
CCGCGACGTGGGCGTCCTCGTCAACAACGCCGGCGCGACGTACCCGTGCGCCGCCTACTTCCACGAGGTGGAGGCGCCCGTGTGGGAGGCCGTGGTGCGGGTGAACGTCGAGGCCGCGACGCGGATCACGCGCGCCCTGCTGCCGATGATGGCCGCCAGGGGCAGGGGCGCCGTCGTCAACGTCGGCTCCGGCTCCAGCGTCGTCGTGCCGGCGTTCCCGCTCTACGCCGTCTACGCGGCGAGCAAAGCGTAAGCGACGTATCTATAACCATGCCCTGATCTGGGAGTACTTTTTTTTTTGTGCGTCAAGCCATAGCCAAGTGTCATGAGGATGATGCATTTTAGACGACGACGACAGATCGAGAACGAGGTCATCTGCCATTCTTTCTGCCACTGCGTGCCATTGCAAAGCATATTTCAGGCAAACACCTGCAAGCGCCCATACCGTCCACGTTGCCTGGGCTTGGCCTTACTATAAAAATTGTTAATAATTTCTTATCAGCATTTTAAAAATTAGGAGAACTTACCCGACGGGTTATGTTGCATAAGTTTGGAATATTTTCATCTCAGCCTACTTTCTCATTTCTACTGTCTCCGTCCTAAAAAGAGCTTAACCTTAAGTTCAAGTAACTTTATAAAAAATAATCAACATCTATAACTCCAAatagatattataaatatttgacGACAAATCTAATAATCATTATTTAACATGATAATAactttttttaatataaatttgGCTTTTTAGATTGTTTGACTTAACACTATTCTAGATGTTTTTCTTTGTATGGAGGGAGTAGAGTAATCGGCGAGCCATAGAAATACTTCTAACTTCACTTCAACTAATCCATTGTGTTGaagtgaattttttttaattttttcctTTTATTTAAGGAGAGAACAATACACTGGTTATTACCTCTCTCTATCTCGTGCATGTGGGCAACAatagcatatatatagtactccaATGCAGTAATAGGGGTACGTGCATGCCGGCAATAATAGCAACGTTCTTATCTAGTACGATGCACAAATTAAATGCAACAGAAAGCTTCGAGCTGTTCGGCTGCTAAGCTGATTTGCGTGAAATAAAAACAGTGTACTAAGCCAGGCTGAGAAGTCCATAAAATGGGTTTGAAGTCGACGTGTTTCTAAAACGAGTGTTTTGGCATGGAATATAGGGGGTGTTTAGGTCCCCAATTTTGCCAAAAGTTTTGGTGTTTTAGTCTATCTTTTTACAAAATGGATCTAAACATCGTGTATCCAAAACAGCAAAAGTAGGACTTCAAAAGTTTTGACATTTATGACTCAAGAAGCCCAAAACCTGTAAAAAAACGCGTGGTGTGTGTGGGTAGGGGGtggggtgtgtgtgtgggggtgCCCACTACCCTGCACCCACCCACCCCGCCGCTCGGGCCCTATCCATTCCCCCGCAGTCATTCCCCACTGCTCTCGCTCTCTTCCTCCGCCCGCCGCTCTCGCACGCAgcctcagccgccgccgccgctctcgctCTGAGCCTCCGCGGCCGGGGGGAGCCGGACTCCCACTACCCTGCACCCACCCACCCCGCCTCTCGGACCCTATCCATTCCCCCGCGGTCACTCCCCActgctctcgctctctccctccgCCCGCTGCTCTCGCTCTGAGCCTCCGCGGCCGACCAGATCAGGCCCCAAGATCAACTTCACGATGTTCTTCGATTATGATAGCTTTTATTAGACTCCTGTAGTAAAGAGAACATGGCATTGAATGTTCTTCACAACCATTAATGCTGTTTGTTATTTGTATAATGGCACATGAATGCTCGCCACAACGATACCGAGTCATATGCTTTCAGTTTCAGCTACTAGTGCAGAGGCAGAGTACAGACGCAATGCCACAATGCAGCATTACGTACGATTAGAACGGCATCTCCTTTTCCCAATGGAAAAATGGGTGCATAATATCAGGACAATGAATTGATTATGAACGTGTGTGGTTAATTAACATGGGTACTGATGATTCCATTGATCTAGTACTAGAGTGTACAAATTTTTGTTCAGAATGGTCTGGTAGTAAGTTCTACATCCGGAAAAAAAATGATCGACATTACTAGATTGTTGGATATTGCATTGCTATTTTTTTTCAGTACAGAAACACTCATCTAGCATATTTGTTGAACCCAACTGTCTATATATGCATTGATCTGTTAGGTACGTTGATCAATTTTCTCGAAGCCTGAGTGCTGAATACAAACAATATGGTGTAGACGTGCAATGCCAGGTACGTACGTATATAACAGTAATGTCGCCCTCTTAATTACTGCTTTTCAATCTGTAATGTCGATCATTTTTGTGTGTGTTATATATTTATGACCTCTCATGGTTGTGATCCAGATCCCTCTGTATGTGGCCACCAAGATGTCGCCTGTGAAGGGTGCCTCTCCGTTCGTACCATCGCCTGAGGAGTACGCCAGGGCCGCTCTTCGCTGCATTGGCTACGAGGCGAGGTGCGTCCCGTACTGGCGCCACTCGGTTCAGTGGTTCTTGGCGTCTCTAACGCCAGATGCTGCTCTGAATCACTGGCGCCTCCAAACTGGCATCCGGAAAAGAAATGAGATGAAGGCTCAGGCTCTGCTCGGAGAAAAAGCCTGCAGTTAGATTGTTGTATAGATCGAGAGCAAATGGAGCGATGCGGTTAAACTGTGCTCTGTTTGGAATCCTAGCTGGTAGTAAAACCCAAGAATTGGAGTATAGTCTTGCAAACAGTAGTACAGTCAGTCCAGTGAACTACGTAGAAGTCTACTAGTGTGATATGTTGAGTGGAAACATACCGTCTTGAAGTATTCGTTGTTTATCTGAAATGCAAATATTGCTACATGGATCTATTTTAGCTAAGCGCCGTGGAGCTGGTGATTAGATCATTCATTTAGTTATCTGTCAGCTTCATTTTATATATACTAGCATAGGAATATAAGCTGCTTTATACAATTACGCGAGATGCCCACCTCACATATAGGAGGAAGctaaggacatgtacaacccaCGAACAGAATGTTGTTAAAGTTATTGTCAACTCATGCGCAACAGCTAAACAAA
It encodes:
- the LOC136497199 gene encoding very-long-chain 3-oxoacyl-CoA reductase 1-like encodes the protein MPAENEMALLAAEAPWPISSPPPAWFAALVAVGLYIVVRSAATFLLWLHRAFLRPGRDLAGRYGTWAVVTGATDGIGRTVALELARQGLHLVLVGRSPDKLARVAKEVLAASSSCKVRSVAFDLAVTGDDARRGVARVAAAVEGRDVGVLVNNAGATYPCAAYFHEVEAPVWEAVVRVNVEAATRITRALLPMMAARGRGAVVNVGSGSSVVVPAFPLYAVYAASKAYVDQFSRSLSAEYKQYGVDVQCQIPLYVATKMSPVKGASPFVPSPEEYARAALRCIGYEARCVPYWRHSVQWFLASLTPDAALNHWRLQTGIRKRNEMKAQALLGEKACS